The following proteins are encoded in a genomic region of Acipenser ruthenus chromosome 4, fAciRut3.2 maternal haplotype, whole genome shotgun sequence:
- the LOC117399843 gene encoding delta-type opioid receptor-like produces the protein MDTPVEIFKEDKCLSGFSEECLTNNSWLSGYFDVDNFTYDENQWTNHTMSPIIPIITAVYSVVFVVGLLGNCLVMYVIIRYTKMKTATNIYIFNLAVADALVTTTMPFQSTDYLLGTWPFGEVVCKIFISIDYYNMFTSIFTLTMMSVDRYIAVCHPVKALDFRTPVKAKIINVCIWILSSAAGIPALILGSTQTNHGTTECALQFPEPYVYWDTLMKICVFIFAFVVPVLIISVCYTLMILRLKSVRLLSGSREKDRNLRRITKLVLVVVAIFIICWTPIHIFILVKVLTNIPETTSVMAAYFFCVALGYTNSSLNPILYTFLDKNFKRCFKDFCIPSKQKTDRQSASRVRSTVHNPTYHQENADGTRKPL, from the exons ATGGACACACCAGTGGAAATTTTTAAAGAAGATAAATGCTTGTCAGGCTTCTCAGAAGAGTGTCTTACCAACAACTCTTGGCTGTCTGGCTATTTTGACGTTGACAATTTCACTTACGATGAAAACCAGTGGACAAACCACACCATGTCTCCAATTATTCCAATTATCACTGCTGTTTACTCGGTGGTGTTTGTGGTGGGCTTGCTAGGTAACTGCTTGGTAATGTATGTTATTATCAG atATACAAAGATGAAAACGGCTACCAACATCTACATTTTTAATCTAGCTGTGGCTGATGCTCTTGTTACCACGACAATGCCCTTTCAGAGTACGGACTACTTGTTAGGTACATGGCCTTTTGGGGAAGTagtctgcaaaatatttatttcaatagaTTACTATAACATGTTCACCAGCATCTTCACATTGACCATGATGAGTGTCGACCGGTACATTGCTGTTTGCCACCCTGTAAAGGCCCTTGATTTTCGCACACCAGTAAAGGCCAAAATAATTAACGTTTGTATCTGGATACTCTCATCAGCAGCTGGTATACCTGCACTGATACTGGGCAGCACACAAACTAATCATG GTACCACAGAATGTGCTCTGCAGTTTCCAGAACCGTATGTGTACTGGGACACCCTCATGAAaatctgtgtgttcatttttgcATTCGTTGTGCCAGTTCTCATCATTTCAGTGTGCTACACTTTAATGATCCTGCGGCTGAAGAGCGTCCGACTGCTGTCTGGCTCCAGGGAGAAGGACCGAAACTTGCGTCGCATTACAAAGCTGGTGTTAGTGGTGGTGGCTATTTTCATCATCTGTTGGACTCccatacatattttcattttggtCAAGGTATTAACAAATATTCCTGAAACCACATCTGTGATGGCGGCCTACTTTTTCTGTGTGGCGCTTGGCTACACCAACAGCAGCCTGAACCCCATTCTTTACACATTCTTGGataaaaacttcaaaagatgTTTTAAAGACTTCTGCATCCCTTCAAAGCAAAAAACAGATCGCCAGAGTGCCAGCAGGGTGAGGAGTACTGTCCACAATCCAACTTATCATCAGGAAAATGCTGATGGAACCAGGAAACCACTATGA